One stretch of Nicotiana tabacum cultivar K326 chromosome 18, ASM71507v2, whole genome shotgun sequence DNA includes these proteins:
- the LOC107800936 gene encoding uncharacterized protein LOC107800936 isoform X2 produces MACLRRLRSSLLRTSFSHYGCKEGFGGGSYHRYSNLASSEQKILKSVDQENLLVNANDPLSEEEIVKIRVEYNAAKERFLKIPDALKQMPKMNPKGVYVNKNVRLDSIEVYGFDYDYTLAHYSSNLQSLIYDLAKQHLVSEFKYPDTCLGFKYDPSFPIRGLYYDKSRGCLMKLDFFGSIELDGCYYGRCKLSREEIDEMYGTRHIGRDQARELVCLMDFFCFSEACLIADIVQHFVDAKLEFDARYVYEDVNRAIQYVHNSGLVHRGILADPPRYLVKNDQLLRFLRMLKDKGKKLFLLTNSPFYFVDGGMRFMLQDSLGQQDSWRELFDVVIAKANKPAFYKSDHPFRCYDVEKDTLAFTKVDTFFPGKIYYHGCLKTFLQITKWKGPEVIYFGDHLFSDLRGPSKAGWRTAAIIHELKNEIVIQNDNTYRFEQAKFHIIQELLGRLHATVTNRDTSEAYYKSLLRELNEERQKTRYKMKGMFNKSFGATFLTDTGQESAFAYHIHQYADIYTSKPENFLYYPPEAWLHVPFDIKIMPHHLKVPSNLFRN; encoded by the exons ATGGCATGCCTTCGCAGGCTCCGTTCTTCTCTTCTT AGGACAAGTTTTTCTCATTATGGATGTAAAGAAG GGTTTGGAGGAGGCAGTTATCATCGATATAGTAATTTAGCGTCGTCAGAGCAGAAAATATTGAAGTCGGTGGACCAAGAAAACTTGTTAGTAAATGCCAATGATCCACTTTCCGAGGAAGAAATTGTGAAAATTAGGGTAGAATACAATGCTGCAAAGGAGAGGTTTCTAAAGATTCCTGATGCGCTGAAACAAATGCCCAAAATGAATCCTAAAG GTGTATACGTCAATAAGAACGTGCGGCTGGATAGCATAGAAGTCTATGGATTCGACTATGATTACACGTTGGCGCATTACTCCTCCAATTTACAGAGCTTGATTTATGATCTTGCAAAACAACATCTAGTTAGCGAG TTCAAATATCCTGATACTTGCTTGGGATTTAAGTATGATCCTAGTTTTCCCATCAGAGGGTTATACTATGACAAATCGAGGGGGTGTCTTATGAAGTTGGACTTTTTCGGGTCAATTGAGCTTGACGGATGCTACTATGGCAGGTGCAAG CTCAGCCGGGAGGAAATTGATGAGATGTATGGTACAAGACATATTGGCCGTGATCAGGCGCGGGAACTAGTCTGTTTGATGGATTTCTTCTGCTTTAGTGAG GCATGCCTTATTGCTGACATTGTGCAACATTTTGTTGATGCTAAATTGGAATTTGATGCTCGTTATGTATATGAAGATGTGAATCGAGCGATACAGTATGTTCATAATAGCGGTTTAGTTCACAGAGGGATACTTGCTGATCCCCCCAGATACCTTGTAAAGAAT GATCAACTACTACGCTTTCTAAGGATGCTGAAGGATAAAGGAAAGAAACTATTCTTGTTGACCAACTCTCCCTTTTATTTTGTGGATGGAGGGATGCGCTTTATGTTGCAG GATTCATTGGGTCAGCAAGACTCCTGGAGGGAACTTTTTGATGTTGTAATTGCTAAAGCAAACAAGCCAGCCTTTTACAAATCTGACCATCCATTTCG CTGCTATGATGTGGAGAAGGACACGTTGGCTTTTACGAAAGTTGATACTTTTTTTCCCGGTAAAATTTACTACCATGGATGCCTTAAAACATTCTTGCAGATTACAAAGTGGAAAGGTCCAGAG GTGATATATTTTGGGGATCACCTCTTTAGTGATCTCAGAGGGCCTTCAAAAGCAGGGTGGCGAACTGCTGCCATCATCCATGAATTGAAG AATGAGATCGTAATTCAGAATGACAATACATACAGATTTGAACAG GCGAAGTTTCACATAATACAAGAACTTCTTGGCAGACTACATGCTACAGTAACTAATAGAGATACAAGTGAAGCATACTACAAGTCTCTCCTTAGGGAACTCAATGAAGAGAGACAGAAGACTCGCTACAAAATGAAGGGAATGTTCAATAAATCATTTGGAGCTACATTCCTCACTGACACTGGTCAGGAGTCTG
- the LOC107800936 gene encoding uncharacterized protein LOC107800936 isoform X1 has protein sequence MACLRRLRSSLLRTSFSHYGCKEVFLGNAGFGGGSYHRYSNLASSEQKILKSVDQENLLVNANDPLSEEEIVKIRVEYNAAKERFLKIPDALKQMPKMNPKGVYVNKNVRLDSIEVYGFDYDYTLAHYSSNLQSLIYDLAKQHLVSEFKYPDTCLGFKYDPSFPIRGLYYDKSRGCLMKLDFFGSIELDGCYYGRCKLSREEIDEMYGTRHIGRDQARELVCLMDFFCFSEACLIADIVQHFVDAKLEFDARYVYEDVNRAIQYVHNSGLVHRGILADPPRYLVKNDQLLRFLRMLKDKGKKLFLLTNSPFYFVDGGMRFMLQDSLGQQDSWRELFDVVIAKANKPAFYKSDHPFRCYDVEKDTLAFTKVDTFFPGKIYYHGCLKTFLQITKWKGPEVIYFGDHLFSDLRGPSKAGWRTAAIIHELKNEIVIQNDNTYRFEQAKFHIIQELLGRLHATVTNRDTSEAYYKSLLRELNEERQKTRYKMKGMFNKSFGATFLTDTGQESAFAYHIHQYADIYTSKPENFLYYPPEAWLHVPFDIKIMPHHLKVPSNLFRN, from the exons ATGGCATGCCTTCGCAGGCTCCGTTCTTCTCTTCTT AGGACAAGTTTTTCTCATTATGGATGTAAAGAAG TTTTTCTTGGAAATGCAGGGTTTGGAGGAGGCAGTTATCATCGATATAGTAATTTAGCGTCGTCAGAGCAGAAAATATTGAAGTCGGTGGACCAAGAAAACTTGTTAGTAAATGCCAATGATCCACTTTCCGAGGAAGAAATTGTGAAAATTAGGGTAGAATACAATGCTGCAAAGGAGAGGTTTCTAAAGATTCCTGATGCGCTGAAACAAATGCCCAAAATGAATCCTAAAG GTGTATACGTCAATAAGAACGTGCGGCTGGATAGCATAGAAGTCTATGGATTCGACTATGATTACACGTTGGCGCATTACTCCTCCAATTTACAGAGCTTGATTTATGATCTTGCAAAACAACATCTAGTTAGCGAG TTCAAATATCCTGATACTTGCTTGGGATTTAAGTATGATCCTAGTTTTCCCATCAGAGGGTTATACTATGACAAATCGAGGGGGTGTCTTATGAAGTTGGACTTTTTCGGGTCAATTGAGCTTGACGGATGCTACTATGGCAGGTGCAAG CTCAGCCGGGAGGAAATTGATGAGATGTATGGTACAAGACATATTGGCCGTGATCAGGCGCGGGAACTAGTCTGTTTGATGGATTTCTTCTGCTTTAGTGAG GCATGCCTTATTGCTGACATTGTGCAACATTTTGTTGATGCTAAATTGGAATTTGATGCTCGTTATGTATATGAAGATGTGAATCGAGCGATACAGTATGTTCATAATAGCGGTTTAGTTCACAGAGGGATACTTGCTGATCCCCCCAGATACCTTGTAAAGAAT GATCAACTACTACGCTTTCTAAGGATGCTGAAGGATAAAGGAAAGAAACTATTCTTGTTGACCAACTCTCCCTTTTATTTTGTGGATGGAGGGATGCGCTTTATGTTGCAG GATTCATTGGGTCAGCAAGACTCCTGGAGGGAACTTTTTGATGTTGTAATTGCTAAAGCAAACAAGCCAGCCTTTTACAAATCTGACCATCCATTTCG CTGCTATGATGTGGAGAAGGACACGTTGGCTTTTACGAAAGTTGATACTTTTTTTCCCGGTAAAATTTACTACCATGGATGCCTTAAAACATTCTTGCAGATTACAAAGTGGAAAGGTCCAGAG GTGATATATTTTGGGGATCACCTCTTTAGTGATCTCAGAGGGCCTTCAAAAGCAGGGTGGCGAACTGCTGCCATCATCCATGAATTGAAG AATGAGATCGTAATTCAGAATGACAATACATACAGATTTGAACAG GCGAAGTTTCACATAATACAAGAACTTCTTGGCAGACTACATGCTACAGTAACTAATAGAGATACAAGTGAAGCATACTACAAGTCTCTCCTTAGGGAACTCAATGAAGAGAGACAGAAGACTCGCTACAAAATGAAGGGAATGTTCAATAAATCATTTGGAGCTACATTCCTCACTGACACTGGTCAGGAGTCTG